TGTTTACAAGAGTAAAGATAGACATAGGAGAAAAAGAAGTATTGTTTGTTCCTCAGCAAGCTTTAAAGAGATTTGAGGGAACAGGAACCTATTATGTATTTATAGTGGATGAGAACAGAAGAGCAAGGATAAAGGAAATAACTATAGGTAATAGAAGTGAAGATAAGATAGAGGTAATAAAAGGGCTTTCACCTAACGAGCTCGTCATTTTAACCGTTACAAGCGGAGTTAAAGAAGGAGTTTTACTCGATGTTAAGGAGGTGGCAATTCAATGAACCTTCCGTCGCTTGCCGTCAGAAAACCAATAGCTACATTAATGGTATTCTTAGCTTCTATACTTCTAGGGATGGTCTCCTTATATTTCATGCCAATAGATTTACTCCCAAAATTTGATATTCCATCTATAAGCGTTATAACTCCCTGGCCAGGAGCTTCAGCTGGAGATGTAGAAACAGAGGTTACCAAAAAGCTGGAGGACCAGCTATCCCTAGTAGAAGGTATAGATAACATCTATTCTAAATCCTTTGATAATTTATCAGTAGTAACACTGGCTTTCAAATGGGGAACAGACTTAGATGCAAGGATGAACGATGTAAGGGATCAAATAAACTTTATAAAAAGAGACTTACCCGATGGAGCAGAAGAACCGATAGTACTTAAACTATCAAGCGCTATAGCCCCAGTAGCTGTTATATCCGTCTATTCAGAAAAACACTACGAAAGCTTAAGACACATAGCTGAAAGGGAAATAGGAGATAAACTTAAACAAGTTCCAGGCGTAGGAAGAATAATGGTTTATGGTGGGCTTGAAAGGGAAATAAAGATAAAGCTTGATCCACAAAAGCTCGAAGCTTATGGGATAAGCATCCAAAGATTAAGAAGTACCCTTTCGGCTGAAAACATAAATATCCCCGCAGGCTCACTTAAAGTAGGAAGGACAGAATTCTTTATAAGAGTTCCAGGAAAGTTCAAAGATGCTGACGAAATAGCCAATACTGTATTGGGAAATATTAGCGGCAAAATAGTTAGACTAAGAGACATTGCCGAAGTAGAAGATTCTTACAAGGATAGAGAAATGTTTAGTTACTCTGAGGGGAAGCCTAGCGTGATATTAATAGCTTTGAAAAACATCGATGCTAACACGGTCGAGGTAGCAAGAGGAGTAAGAAAAAAGCTAGAAGAAATATCTAAAACGCTACCATCTTATGTAAAGCTAAACCTAGTACTAGACACCTCTAGATACATATTTCTATCTTTAAGAAACCTAACTTCCTCCCTACTTTATGGGATAGCCTTTGTAATTATAGTAACGTATGCTCTATTAGGTAGTGCAAAACCCTCTTTGATAATAGCCTTTGCTATTCCTTTCTCTCTAATAATAAACTTCCTTATAATGAAAATATCAAATTTTACTATAAACGTTATGACCTTAAGCGCTTTAGCTATAGCTTCTGGAATGGTAGTTGATAACGCTATCGTGGTAACAGATAGCATAATGGAATATAGAATAAAGGGAGCTCGTCCTGAAATAGCTGCTGTCCTCGGAACAGAGGAAGTCGGAAGCGCTATAATGGCCTCAAGCCTAACTACAATAGTCGTATTCGTTCCTCTAATGTTTATATCTGGACTAACAAGTATTCTCTTTAGATCGCTTGGCATCGTAACGATTGGAGCTATAACAGCATCTCTTCTGGTAGCTTTAACCCTAACCCCAGTAGCAACAGTAAAGCTTATAAGGGAAGAAACTCTTCAAAAAAGAGGATTGATAGCAAAAATCGGAGATAGAATCTTATCATCGATAGAAAACAATTATAAAGCATTAATATCTTGGTCATTAAGGCATAAAAAGATGGTTGTCGCTTTAGCCTCTTTGCTCTTTATCATGACCATATATGGCTTTAGATTTGTAGACACAGAATTCGTTCCAGAACCAGATACGGGAGATCTAGAAGTAAACATAACCCTACCAGAGGGAACAAACGTAGATTATACTAACAAGGTTTTAAAGAATCTTATATCTTATATTAACGAAAAGGTACCAGAAGTTGTCCACACTGGAGGATTCTGCGGTGAAACAGAACAGGGTCTCGGAAAAGCCTTAGGCCA
This DNA window, taken from Synergistota bacterium, encodes the following:
- a CDS encoding efflux RND transporter permease subunit gives rise to the protein MNLPSLAVRKPIATLMVFLASILLGMVSLYFMPIDLLPKFDIPSISVITPWPGASAGDVETEVTKKLEDQLSLVEGIDNIYSKSFDNLSVVTLAFKWGTDLDARMNDVRDQINFIKRDLPDGAEEPIVLKLSSAIAPVAVISVYSEKHYESLRHIAEREIGDKLKQVPGVGRIMVYGGLEREIKIKLDPQKLEAYGISIQRLRSTLSAENINIPAGSLKVGRTEFFIRVPGKFKDADEIANTVLGNISGKIVRLRDIAEVEDSYKDREMFSYSEGKPSVILIALKNIDANTVEVARGVRKKLEEISKTLPSYVKLNLVLDTSRYIFLSLRNLTSSLLYGIAFVIIVTYALLGSAKPSLIIAFAIPFSLIINFLIMKISNFTINVMTLSALAIASGMVVDNAIVVTDSIMEYRIKGARPEIAAVLGTEEVGSAIMASSLTTIVVFVPLMFISGLTSILFRSLGIVTIGAITASLLVALTLTPVATVKLIREETLQKRGLIAKIGDRILSSIENNYKALISWSLRHKKMVVALASLLFIMTIYGFRFVDTEFVPEPDTGDLEVNITLPEGTNVDYTNKVLKNLISYINEKVPEVVHTGGFCGETEQGLGKALGQNEGPNAATLYIRLKDLKERQRRARNIADELRKYLSLLPGIEKVSIKASSGIRSMFMGGKSIIIEIYGSDLNEIAKVARSIEKVVKEIPGTVDVALGKREDRPEIHILIDREKASFLDLNIATIADTLRSYLYGSSPTEFTESGENYDITLKLSNARSYEISKLAELPIQSLSGKFVKLGTIAEIKQDYGTSEILRKDRERYITVECNVSGRALGAVVKDIEKALSNIEIPQGIRIKFGGEVEQQEESFQQLGWLFLIGIVLVYMVMAGQFEAFGHPFVIMFSVPFALTGAVFAFLLTGVPLSIQGFLGIVMLVGIVVNNAIVLVDYTNLLRARGVKLYEAVEEAGRRRLRPVLMTTLTTIFGMLPLALNKGEGAEIWKALAISMIGGMTVSTLVTLVLIPVVYTIYEEHIIPLFLRKKEAILSEASSDSLR